A window of the Cystobacter fuscus genome harbors these coding sequences:
- a CDS encoding TetR/AcrR family transcriptional regulator, whose protein sequence is MPKPLKKQARGGPGTRKSAKPAPEDPRAHRSRAMLRDALLGLMRERGFDSISVQDITERAQLNRSTFYLHYRDKDELLTHVMRGMILELSRRSHQLGDSPDRLHRTLVEWFQHAAEHSELYHLMLGRSGMRAFSIQLRKLLEQLMNLDMERPSVSARFQGVPVPVMNRFMASAYMGVLEWWLDRRALHSPEEMARWLGTLTAMMNNRR, encoded by the coding sequence ATGCCCAAACCACTGAAAAAACAGGCGCGAGGCGGTCCTGGCACGCGCAAGTCAGCGAAGCCCGCCCCCGAGGATCCGCGTGCCCACCGCAGCCGCGCCATGCTTCGCGATGCGCTCCTCGGGTTGATGCGTGAGCGGGGCTTCGACTCCATCAGCGTCCAGGACATCACCGAGCGCGCCCAACTCAACCGCAGCACCTTCTACCTGCACTACCGCGACAAGGATGAGCTGCTCACGCACGTCATGCGGGGCATGATCCTCGAACTCTCGCGGAGGAGTCATCAGCTGGGTGACTCGCCCGATCGCCTCCATCGAACCCTGGTGGAGTGGTTCCAGCACGCGGCCGAGCACTCCGAGCTGTATCACCTCATGCTTGGCCGGAGCGGCATGCGCGCCTTCTCCATCCAGTTGCGCAAGCTCCTCGAGCAGCTCATGAACCTCGACATGGAGCGACCCAGTGTCTCCGCCCGGTTCCAGGGGGTGCCCGTCCCCGTCATGAACCGCTTCATGGCCTCGGCCTACATGGGGGTGCTCGAGTGGTGGTTGGATCGACGCGCCCTCCATTCACCCGAGGAGATGGCACGGTGGCTGGGGACTCTCACCGCCATGATGAACAACAGGCGGTGA
- a CDS encoding Coq4 family protein yields the protein MLASTSSSLPKLPENPSLFTRLRVGLQALKVLQVEPTNPAYGALFYDSVEIGLCAALARDFSRHEEGRRLLAERPSLRASALDMDALEKFPLGSLGHTFARYFREQGLSPIETLSPPKNDAQYVATRLRETHDFHHLVTGYDTDVMGEMELQAFTLGNLHLRTSFLILLQTAKLPQRVPGFDAAQYARRLWAAFRRGSQSRQLASFRWEDNWATPLAMLREQLVAPAPQWN from the coding sequence ATGCTCGCAAGTACCTCCTCCTCGCTCCCCAAGCTACCCGAGAATCCCTCCCTGTTTACCCGCCTGCGGGTGGGCCTTCAGGCGCTCAAGGTGTTGCAGGTCGAGCCCACGAATCCCGCCTACGGCGCCTTGTTCTACGACAGCGTGGAGATCGGCCTGTGCGCGGCGCTCGCCCGGGACTTCTCCCGCCATGAGGAGGGCCGCCGCCTGCTGGCCGAGAGGCCCTCGTTGCGTGCTTCGGCCCTGGACATGGACGCGCTGGAGAAGTTTCCCTTGGGGTCACTTGGCCACACCTTCGCGCGCTACTTCCGGGAGCAGGGACTGTCGCCGATCGAAACACTCTCTCCGCCGAAGAACGATGCCCAGTACGTCGCCACGCGGCTGCGAGAGACTCATGACTTCCACCACCTGGTGACCGGCTACGACACGGATGTCATGGGCGAGATGGAGCTGCAGGCCTTCACCCTGGGAAACCTCCACCTGCGCACCTCGTTCCTCATCCTGCTCCAGACGGCGAAGTTGCCTCAGCGGGTGCCCGGATTCGATGCGGCCCAGTATGCCCGGCGGTTGTGGGCCGCGTTCCGGCGTGGCAGCCAGTCCCGGCAGCTCGCCAGCTTCCGGTGGGAGGACAACTGGGCGACGCCGCTGGCCATGCTACGCGAGCAGCTCGTCGCGCCCGCGCCGCAGTGGAATTGA